A region of Polyodon spathula isolate WHYD16114869_AA chromosome 4, ASM1765450v1, whole genome shotgun sequence DNA encodes the following proteins:
- the LOC121314871 gene encoding LOW QUALITY PROTEIN: pleckstrin homology domain-containing family G member 4B-like (The sequence of the model RefSeq protein was modified relative to this genomic sequence to represent the inferred CDS: inserted 1 base in 1 codon), producing MNQRGRTRSCDTFLSIKDSESLDTCIQNTLSALYPPFNATAATVLWQLFSVVEKLYRGDGLRCLIDFLLPAKRILQSIQQETCARFNGLIFYHEGWPLCIHEKVVVQLASLHKIKLKPGDFYIQIVPLGKQSVRLVLKCLSGNDHGIEEVLIPETMYGCIFTIEFLQNVTCGKNCSPLQNCLLTTGTVVYRTPWKNIVNPIFIATTESIMQNYNGNSIHNNLKKSSNSVTDTMESHSSQDSFTSEDTDSTVVEATLQDNHRNQGNNSPAEMLPKPETRPLTEDIDRDYVRLENPVLARKGVDGVSPLANTEKENELGENQSPSLKSDSRGGTRTLSFNTDLSHPGPARRQIRDSLYFETKRLFRKSYMEALQNPMHLGSSSEESITEATEQNAGQATKDISSNASKNRTPDNCNQKRDSLPCSLPCRVQSEEIPYGHQCEVSRPHTSQGPSHSEGFSLEYRRSKSLDRAHQNSQAKGHRARSSSGDSANRSPKRNLNGYALRLVKLDFEGAFSSSEKRPNCSKEDSADFLQPCTAEGAIRRNSGELCHAPNTPSRVLKCETAFQQMLASEPSLPCQASEVNQELLLSRGVILPGNRDRYGHAVIQVCTQNKIWINEDCTAKELTRLIMYYYITLRKDQRGLGLTVLVDARRYPPVSVLFMAFTEIQTLFPNILYSILMLVDKEAAFKPERDSIIQYEVLTSLKALHKHIDLNQLTPEFEGSFLYDHSQWIQFRRKIEPFASSCNVAITSLQNSISTLHSSSTLNTVQEVVDLINKQKSLMKYVLDDTRLVRLRLEGGTILARLKKEEFCDTEDYRDSIEMVTALYNRVDEEVHKLVILSNKSLQQLESLLELRKFEEECDQIKLWFKTEGEAHLAPLDSLSFDSLKQMQQRFSVFHEEFGQHYKQGLCLIKRSKSINSCSLFDAGHLEEKVQNYQQFLNTILSKTENRKNELEILVNLYEFYDTANQWMEHCNDYCNQLNVDNSSCLFSPTVVQTLQNYHREAIKFSPDNFRRLNEMVLNLKSAKETKQWNTHWLKCQNTRRCLEEVLSKVTTVPKDCKGGTASRMSSDTSPRTSGEYNCEEHRQPSFKHDNDNRIYPGQVNVESNIMFDNEDVNENVFSENTPLFPQSFSSESERFTKSVSVFDDTDSDCTLDSSSASCWSEPISSPAAHHRRQPLKKIMKKTLTYDMSQRESSHMETKHNGYTGVYIKGLEVANNVAAEKKIQRPDIQSPHLGRSRSLSSPPTMHCRHSDEGKNLNSSKVQHIMDEMISTEREYVRSLGYIIENYFPEMERMDLPQDLRGKRNIIFGNLEKLYDFHSQYFLKELEHCVDCPLFVSSCFLRHEEQFGMYALYSKNKPQSDTLLASHGNGFFKQKQLIGGDKMDLASYLLKXIQRMSKYALLLKDMIKDCSKSQEQELSDLQAAEEMVKFQLRHGNDLLAMDAIRGCDVNLKEQGQLRCQDEFIVWCGWKKNLRHVFLFEDLILFSKTKKIDGGYDVYIYKQSYKTAEIGMTENVGDSGLRFEIWFRRRKSQDTFILQASSEEVKAAWTNIIGKILWRQALRNRELRMQEMVSMGIGNKPFMDIKPSAAAISDRAIDYNMKGTESRTRASIAVSSFDHSTPFKRPHSTISSSSTSSSSSQSSSSILGSLNLHTYPSPTFNHWSYDIGTCIEEDELEQETGSQPSMITESSETSSQCTSSESMSGFSHLAPNCHSQLPIETFSDEGASYLCSQPPSQSTSPALFQKSTDLKQPTNQYITASKTSNIAIGLSTVV from the exons GCACGGTTCAATGGTCTCATTTTTTATCATGAAGGATGGCCTCTCTGCATTCATGAGAAGGTTGTTGTACAGTTAGCTTCCcttcacaaaataaaactaaaacctgGGGATTTCTACATACAAATTGTTCCTCTGGGAAAGCAGTCTGTCAGACTGGTCCTAAAATGTCTATCAGGGAACGACCATGGCATCGAGGAAGTACTTATTCCAGAAACCATGTATGGTTGTATCTTCACAATTGAATTCCTGCAAAATGTAACTTGTGGAAAAAACTGCTCTCCACTTCAAAACTGTTTGTTGACCACCGGGACTGTGGTTTACAGAACACCTTGGAAAAACATAGTGAATCCCATTTTTATTGCCACTACTGAAAGCATTATGCAGAACTATAATGGTAATTCAATTCACAATAACTTAAAGAAATCTTCGAACAGTGTGACGGATACTATGGAAAGTCACAGTTCACAAGACAGCTTCACTTCTGAAGATACAGATTCAACTGTTGTAGAAGCAACCCTGCAAGATAATCACAGAAACCAGGGGAATAATTCTCCTGCAGAGATGTTACCGAAACCGGAGACAAGACCATTAACTGAAGACATTGACAGAGACTATGTTAGACTTGAAAACCCTGTTCTGGCTAGAAAAGGTGTAGATGGAGTTTCTCCCTTGGCCAacacagagaaagaaaatgaGCTTGGGGAAAATCAATCGCCATCTCTGAAATCTGACAGTAGAGGCGGCACACGGACACTCTCATTTAATACTGACCTAAGCCATCCAGGGCCAGCGAGAAGACAGATAAGGGATTCcctatattttgaaacaaaacggTTGTTTAGGAAGTCGTACATGGAGGCCTTACAAAATCCAATGCATCTCGGCTCTAGCTCTGAGGAGTCAATAACAGAGGCTACAGAGCAAAATGCTGGACAAGCAACTAAAGACATTTCCTCAAATGCGTCCAAAAACAGGACTCCTGACAATTGTAACCAAAAGCGGGACTCTCTACCCTGTAGTCTTCCATGTCGAGTGCAGTCAGAGGAGATCCCCTATGGACACCAATGTGAAGTTTCTAGACCACATACCTCACAAGGACCTTCTCACAGTGAAGGCTTTAGTCTAGAATACAGGCGATCCAAATCTTTGGACAGGGCACATCAGAATTCACAGGCTAAAGGTCACAGAGCACGGTCGTCCTCTGGTGATTCAGCCAACAGAAGTCCCAAAAGGAATCTAAATGGATATGCCCTAAGGCTTGTAAAACTAGATTTTGAGGGAGCGTTTTCCAGCTCTGAGAAAAGGCCAAACTGCAGTAAAGAGGATTCAg CAGATTTTCTTCAACCTTGCACCGCAGAGGGGGCGATTAGAAGAAACAGCGGTGAACTTTGTCACGCTCCAAACACACCCAGCAGAGTGCTTAAATGTGAGACTGCATTTCAGCAAATGCTAGCATCAGAGCCCAGTCTGCCCTGTCAAGCATCAGAGGTCAACCAGGAGCTTCTCTTATCTAGAGGCGTCATATTACCAG GAAACAGAGACCGGTATGGTCATGCTGTCATACAAGTCTGTACTCAAAACAAAATCTGGAtaaatgaagactgcacagcaaaAGAGCTGACTCGTCTTATTATGTATTACTACATCACTCTTCG aaaagaCCAACGTGGATTAGGGCTGACTGTCTTAGTGGATGCCCGGCGATACCCACCTGTTTCTGTACTGTTCATGGCCTTTACAGAAATCCAG ACACTCTTTCCAAACATACTTTACTCCATCCTGATGCTCGTTGACAAAGAGGCAGCCTTTAAACCAGAGAGAGATTCTATAATACAG TACGAAGTCCTAACATCACTGAAAGCACTGCACAAACACATTGATCTTAATCAACTGACACCAGAGTTTGAAGGGTCGTTTCTTTACGATCACAGTCAATGGATACAGTTCAGAAGG aaaatagaGCCCTTTGCAAGTAGCTGCAATGTAGCCATCACCTCTCTACAGAACTCCATCTCTACCTTACACTCCAGCAGCACCCTAAACACAGTACAG GAAGTTGTTGacctaataaacaaacagaaatcctTGATGAAGTATGTGCTGGATGATACACGGCTAGTGAGACTGAGGCTTGAGGGAGGTACCATTCTAGCAAGACTCAAGAAGGAAGAGTTCTGTGATACTGAGGATTACAG GGACTCCATTGAGATGGTCACTGCGTTGTATAATCGGGTGGATGAAGAAGTGCACAAGCTGGTAATACTGTCTAACAAGTCACTCCAGCAGCTGGAAAGCCTCCTTGAGCTACGGAAATTTGAGGAAGAATGTGACCAG atTAAACTGTGGTTCAAAACAGAGGGAGAGGCACATCTTGCTCCTCTGGATTCTTTGTCTTTTGATTCACTAAAGCAAATGCAACAACGTTTCAGTGTCTTTCATGAAGAGTTTGGG CAGCACTACAAACAAGGGCTGTGCCTGATTAAACGTTCAAAGAGCATAAACAGCTGCTCACTTTTTGACGCTGGGCATCTTGAAGAAAAAGTGCAGAACTACCAACAGTTTTTGAATACAATCCTCAGCAAGACTGAAAATCGGAAGAATGAGTTGGAAATACTGGTGAACCTGTATGAGTTTTATGATACG GCTAACCAATGGATGGAGCACTGCAATGATTATTGCAACCAGCTGAATGTGGACAACAGCTCATGCCTTTTCTCACCAACAGTGGTCCAAACCTTGCAGAACTACCACAGAGAAGCTATAAAATTCTCGCCGGATAATTTCCGCAGGCTGAACGAAAtggttttaaatttgaaaagtgCTAAGGAGACAAAGCAGTGGAATACCCACTGGTTGAAATGCCAAAATACCCGGCGTTGTTTGGAAGAAGTACTGTCTAAAGTTACAACAGTACCAAAAGACTGTAAGGGAGGAACTGCTTCCAGAATGTCATCAGACACCAGTCCCAGAACTAGTGGAGAGTACAACTGTGAAGAACATAGACAGCCTTCTTTCAAACATGATAATGATAACAGAATATATCCTGGGCAAGTGAATGTGGAATCCAATATAATGTTTGATAATGAGGATGTAAAcgaaaatgtgttttctgaaaACACTCCTTTATTTCCACAATCTTTTTCCTCAGAGTCTGAAAGATTCACcaagtctgtgtctgtgtttgacGATACCGATAGTGACTGTACCTTGGATTCTTCCTCTGCCTCTTGCTGGTCCGAACCTATTTCCTCCCCAGCTGCCCATCACAGAAGACagccgttaaaaaaaataatgaagaagACTTTGACTTATGACATGTCCCAAAGAGAGAGCAGCCACATGGAAACCAAGCACAATGGATACACTGGGGTTTATATCAAAGGCCTGGAAGTAGCCAATAATGTGgctgctgaaaagaaaatacagagaCCTGACATACAAAGCCCCCATTTGGGTAGAAGTCGTAGTTTATCATCGCCACCTACAATGCATTGTAGACATTCAGATGAGGGCAAAAATTTGAACAG CAGCAAAGTGCAGCACATCATGGATGAAATGATCTCCACAGAGAGGGAGTATGTGCGATCTCTTGGTTACATCATTGAAAATTACTTCCCCGAGATGGAGAGAATGGACTTGCCTCAGGATCTCAGAGGAAAACGCAACATTATATTTGGAAATCTGGAAAAGCTGTATGATTTTCACAGCCAGTATTTTCTCAAAGAATTGGAGCACTGTGTGGATTGTCCCTTGTTTGTCAGCAGTTGCTTTCTCAGACAT GAAGAGCAATTTGGGATGTATGCTTTATACAGCAAGAACAAGCCACAGTCTGACACCCTGCTTGCCAGTCATGGAAATGGTTTCTTCAAA caaaaacaATTAATTGGGGGTGATAAGATGGACTTGGCTTCGTACCTGTTGA CTATTCAAAGAATGAGCAAGTATGCCCTGCTTCTCAAGGACATGATTAAAGACTGCAGCAAATCACAGGAGCAGGAGCTCTCTGACCTGCAGGCCGCTGAAGAAATGGTGAAGTTCCAGCTGCGCCATGGCAACGACCTTCTGGCAATGGATGCTATCAGAGGATGTGAT gtcaATTTAAAAGAGCAAGGACAGTTGAGATGCCAAGATGAATTTATTGTGTGGTGTGGATGGAAGAAAAACCTTAGACATGTCTTCCTCTTTGAAGACCTTATtcttttcagtaaaacaaaaaagattgaTGGAGGATATGACGTGTACATTTACAAACAGTCATACAAG ACAGCAGAAATTGGCATGACAGAAAATGTTGGAGACAGTGGACTGCGGTTTGAGATCTGGTTTCGAAGAAGAAAATCCCAGGACACATTTATCCTACAGGCCAGCTCCGAAGAAGTTAAAGCAGCTTGGACCAACATAATAGGGAAAATCCTGTGGAGGCAAGCCTTGCGAAACCGGG AACTACGGATGCAGGAAATGGTTTCAATGGGAATAGGCAATAAGCCATTTATGGACATTAAACCCAGTGCTGCTGCCATCAGTGACAGAGCTATTGATTATAATATGAAGGGAACAG aatCCAGAACTAGAGCTTCTATAGCAGTGTCTTCATTTGACCACTCAACACCGTTCAAAAGGCCACATTCGACTATTTCCAGCAGTAGCACCTCTTCTTCAAGTAGCCAGTCTTCTTCTTCCATACTTGGATCGTTAAACTTGCACACGTATCCGAGCCCAACTTTCAATCACTGGTCCTACGACATTGGAACCTGTATCGAGGAAGACGAACTAGAGCAGGAAACTGGAAGTCAGCCTTCTATGA TTACAGAGAGTTCTGAGACCTCTTCACAGTGCACGTCAAGTGAGAGCATGAGCGGTTTCAGCCATTTAGCTCCCAACTGCCATTCACAGCTTCCAATAGAGACATTCTCAGACGAAGGGGCTTCTTATCTCTGCTCTCAACCACCTTCACAATCTACATCCCCAGCACTTTTTCAGAAAAGCACCGATCTTAAACAGCCCACCAACCAGTACATCACTGCA AGCAAGACTTCTAATATAGCAATAGGCCTCTCAACAGTGGTTTGA
- the LOC121314872 gene encoding leucine-rich repeat-containing protein 14B-like — MKSLKFIAAESFVLDTTNAKKNLIYISQNLYPLLFKASYLQEQSEMIHDIVQNWPLAELTLQKLLGATVDCEDDLTTRTCYCCMQAFLNGLKAHVLSCSTTYTKKLKLVDLTGIKDVEFQPCKCSRSLGKWARTELVARICYDVLVAMQYDTIDPAVFDISINVLMDVFVTNRSYETVVPALLMRCHCPLKIRCVKFRVDNLALKSLFYIIKLVEPGSLKKLEMVHNVRLEMMHLEVLLTHVSFPELRSLILPAKTFDVRRLAPEDEAVLSHIGELLSKLTLLNELSLAFSTLTGRIRKLLSPLTTPLQALEIANCSLNHADMVYLANSLHAEYLQRLDLSGHDVVDLFPSMFFKLLSRASHTLKSLTLEECNIGDNHVNMMILGLVPCRKLSEFKFLGNPLGSQALKGLFNVFVDFPHLKYIEFPISRDCYPDTITYPLNDTCLVNYDDSKFQRLREELLLILHQANRDDIVARTPLFGSYDAEIQETRNELGVFMLQSFRDACASFMESDAK; from the exons ATGAAGAGCCTAAAGTTTATCGCTGCCGAGAGTTTCGTGTTGGATACCACGAATGCCAAGAAGAATTTGATCTATATTTCTCAAAATCTTTATCCACTTCTTTTTAAAGCAAGTTATTTGCAGGAACAGTCTGAAATGATTCATGACATAGTTCAAAACTGGCCTTTAGCCGAGTTAACCCTTCAAAAACTCTTGGGGGCAACAGTGGATTGTGAAGATGATTTAACGACAAGGACTTGCTATTGCTGCATGCAGGCTTTTTTAAATGGGCTGAAAGCTCATGTTCTCAGCTGCTCCACAACATACACAAAGAAGCTCAAACTGGTGGACCTCACAGGAATAAAGGATGTGGAATTCCAGCCCTGCAAGTGCAGCAGATCTTTGGGGAAGTGGGCTAGAACCGAGCTGGTAGCCAGAATCTGTTACGATGTACTAGTTGCAATGCAGTATGATACCATTGATCCAGCCGTGTTTGATATTTCAATTAATGTTCTGATGGATGTGTTTGTTACCAATCGGAGTTATGAAACAGTTGTCCCGGCCTTGCTAATGAGATGCCACTGTCCTCTGAAGATAAGATGCGTAAAGTTTAGGGTTGACAACCTAGCTTTGAAAAGCCTCTTTTACATCATTAAGCTTGTCGAGCCTGGTTCTCTGAAGAAGCTGGAGATGGTTCACAATGTCCGTCTGGAAATGATGCATTTGGAGGTGCTCCTAACGCATGTTTCATTTCCTGAGCTGAGATCACTGATCCTTCCTGCCAAGACATTTGATGTACGCAGACTTGCACCTGAAGATGAGGCAGTCTTATCACACATTGGAGAACTGCTGAGTAAGCTAACACTGCTGAATGAACTGAGTCTAGCTTTCTCAACTCTCACCGGGAGGATTCGAAAGCTGCTAAG TCCCTTAACTACTCCACTGCAAGCACTTGAGATTGCAAACTGTTCGTTGAACCATGCTGATATGGTGTACCTGGCGAATAGTCTTCATGCAGAGTACCTCCAAAGACTGGACCTCAGTGGCCACGATGTTGTAGACCTATTCCCATCAATGTTTTTCAAACTTCTCAGCCGCGCTTCTCACACATTGAAGAGCCTGACTCTGGAGGAATGCAATATTGGAGACAACCATGTCAACATGATGATCCTGGGCTTGGTACCATGCAGAAAGCTGAGCGAATTCAAGTTTCTAGGCAACCCTCTTGGCTCTCAAGCACTTAAAGGCCTTTTCAATGTGTTTGTTGACTTTCCTCACCTAAAGTACATTGAATTCCCCATTTCCAGAGACTGCTACCCTGATACTATTACCTACCCACTGAATGATACATGCCTTGTCAATTATGATGATAGCAAATTTCAGAGACTAAGGGAGGAGCTTTTGTTGATTTTACACCAAGCAAACCGTGATGATATTGTGGCCCGCACACCTCTGTTTGGGAGCTATGATGCAGAAATTCAGGAAACAAGAAATGAACTGGGTGTTTTTATGCTTCAGTCATTTAGAGATGCATGTGCCAGCTTCATGGAGAGTGATGCAAAATAG